The Bosea sp. AS-1 region GAGCGGATCGCGCCTCTGGTCCGGGCGCTCGATGAAGCGACGGAGAGCCTACGCTCCGGTTCCGGCCCGGCCGGACGATTGCGCGTCAGCGTTCCCGCCGATTTCGGCCGCTTCATCGTCGAGGCTTTGACCGAGCGCTTCCGGCAGCAACATCCGGGCGTGACGCTCGACATCAGCATGAGCGATCGCCGCGTCGACCTGATCCGCGAGGGATACGATGCGGCGATCAGGATCGGCCAGGTCCCCGATAGCGGCCTGATCGCCCGGCCGCTCGGCCGCTTGCCGATGATCCTCGTGGCCTCCCCATCATATCTCGCCGCGCGCGGCGTTCCTGAGACGGTCGCTTCGCTCTCGGATCACGACCATGTCCGCTACCTGTTGCACGGACGGCCCTTTCCCATTGCGTTTGCAAGCGGCGAGCAGATCACACCTCAAGGGACATTCGACACCGATAGCGGCGAGGCGATGCGGATCGCGGCGCGTAACGGGTTGGGGATCGCACAGTTGCTGCGCGCTTCGGTGACGGCCGAACTGGAGGCGGGTCAACTCATTCCAGTCCTGGCAGACCAGCCCTTGCCGTCGGTCCGGGTTCAAATTCTCCATGCTTTCGCCAGGTCGGTTCCAGCACGCGCCGCAGCCTTGTTCCGTTTCCTGGAATCCGAGGTGCCACGCTGGCGGTAGGCACGTCGCGCGGGCAAGCCCGGAGCCGTCGGGGCGGGCCATCGTGGTCGCGCCGGGGAGCGCCCCATTTGTATCGCTATCGATTCTCGCGCTGGCAGGAAACAGAGCCTGTTTTGCTGAGCAGCATGATCCAACGGGAAAATGTGCGCAAGCATAG contains the following coding sequences:
- a CDS encoding LysR family transcriptional regulator gives rise to the protein MQGLSIFVRVVEAGSFTAGARVMRTSPSAVSKSMARLERRLGARLFLRSTRAFGLTPEGEAYFERIAPLVRALDEATESLRSGSGPAGRLRVSVPADFGRFIVEALTERFRQQHPGVTLDISMSDRRVDLIREGYDAAIRIGQVPDSGLIARPLGRLPMILVASPSYLAARGVPETVASLSDHDHVRYLLHGRPFPIAFASGEQITPQGTFDTDSGEAMRIAARNGLGIAQLLRASVTAELEAGQLIPVLADQPLPSVRVQILHAFARSVPARAAALFRFLESEVPRWR